The Acinonyx jubatus isolate Ajub_Pintada_27869175 chromosome E3, VMU_Ajub_asm_v1.0, whole genome shotgun sequence genome has a window encoding:
- the TMEM248 gene encoding transmembrane protein 248 isoform X2 has translation MFNINPLENLKLYISSRPPLVVFMISVSAMAIAFLTLGYFFKIKEIKSPEMAEDWNTFLLRFNDLDLCVSENETLKHLTNDTTAPESTMTSGQARASTQSPQALEDSGPVNISVAITLTLDPLKPFGGYSRNVTHLYSTILGHQIGLSGREAHEEINITFTLPTAWSSDDCALHGHCEQVVFTACMTLTANPGVFPVTVQPPHCVPDTYSNATLWYKIFTTARDANTKYAQDYNPFWCYKGAIGKVYHALNPKLSVIVPDDDRSLINLHLMHTSYFLFVMVITMFCYAVIKGRPSKLRQSNPDFCPEKVALADA, from the exons ATGTTCAACATCAACCCCCTGGAGAACCTGAAGCTGTACATCAGCAGCCGGCCTCCCCTTGTGGTCTTTATGATCAGTGTCAGCGCCATGGCAATAGCTTTCCTGACCTTGGGCTATTTCTTCAAAATCAAGGAGATTAAGTCACCGGAAATGGCAGAG GATTGGAACACGTTTCTGCTGCGGTTTAACGATTTGGACTTGTGTGTATCCGAGAATGAAACGTTAAAGCACCTCACAAATGACACCACGGCTCCGGAGAGCACAATGACCAGCGGGCAGGCCAGAGCGTCCACCCAGTCCCCTCAGGCCCTGGAGGATTCAGGCCCAGTTAACATCTCAGTTGCGATCACCCTAACCCTGGACCCGCTGAAGCCCTTTGGAGGGTACTCCCGCAATGTCACCCATCTGTACTCGACCATTTTAGGGCATCAGATTGGACTTTCAG GCAGGGAAGCCCACGAGGAGATAAACATTACCTTTACCCTGCCTACAGCCTGGAGTTCGGACGACTGCGCCCTTCACGGTCACTGTGAGCAGGTGGTGTTCACAGCCTGCATGACCCTCACAGCCAACCCTGGCGTGTTTCCCGTCACCGT GCAGCCACCGCACTGTGTTCCTGACACATACAGCAACGCCACGCTCTGGTACAAGATCTTCACGACTGCCAGAGATGCCAACACAAAATACGCTCAAGATTACAATCCTTTCTGGTGTTACAAGGGGGCCATTGGAAAAGTCTATCATGCTTTAAATCCCAAGCTTTCAGTTATTGTTCCGGAT GATGACCGTTCATTAATAAATTTGCATCTCATGCACACCAGTTACTTCCTCTTCGTGATGGTGATAACAATGTTTTGCTATGCGGTTATCAAAGGCAGACCCAGCAAGTTGCGTCAGAGCAATCCTG